In Chthoniobacterales bacterium, the genomic stretch GCAGCGGCAAGATGAAAGGCTTCAAGGACAAACTGTCCGAGGCTGACGCGAAGGCGCTCGTCGCCTACGTGCGTGGCCTGAAGAAATAATCTTCAAAAGAGCCTGCGTGAATGGCGGACGCTGAAGAACCTCGTCGTTCTTTTACCCGGCATTTTCACAACTGGACCAGCTATTGCGGGCTGTTGCTCGCGGCGAGCGCGACGTTCGCGTTCCTGTTTCTCTTCGCCGTCGATCTGTTCGCGGTGCGCTCGAGCCCCTACGTCGGCATTCTCGCTTACGTCGTCGCACCGTTCTTTTTCATTCTCGGATCGATTGTCGCCTTGTTCGGTGCGCTCCTGGCCAGACGGCAAGAACGGCTGGCTCGACAAGGCCCGCTCAAGATTCATATCGACTTCGCCCGGCCACGGGATCGCCGGATGCTGTTGCTCTTCTCCGGCGGCGCGGTGGTGTTTCTCTTCCTCACTGCGCTTGGCAGTTACGAGACCTACCATTACACGGAGTCGGTCGAGTTTTGCGGCAAGGCCTGCCACGTTCCGATGCAGCCGGAATGGGTCGCCTCGCAGCATGGTATCCACGCCAATGTCGAGTGCGTCGATTGCCACGTCGGACCGGGCGCGGCGGCCTTTTTCAAGACAAAGCTGAACGGGGTGAAGCAGCTTTATCACTGGACCCTGGGCGATTTCCCCCGGCCGATCTTCGTGAGCGAAGCCAACCCGCGACCCCCCCAGATGATCTGCGAACAGTGCCACTGGCCGCAACGTTACGTCGGCAACATCGTTCGGAGTTATCCTCATTACCTCTCGGATGAGCAGAACACTCCGTTCACCGTCCGTATGCTCCTGAACGTCGGCGGCAACGATCCGGCCAGCGGCCCCGCGGAAGGAATCCATTGGCACATGAACATCGCCAACAAGATCGAGTACATCGCCACGGATAAGACGCTCGAAACAATTCCCTGGGTCCGCCTGACGAACAAGCAGGGCGTGGTGACCGAATATCGGACGGCAGAGTTCACCGATGATCCCGCCAAACATAAAGTCCAGCGCATGGATTGCCTGGACTGCCATACTCGCCCGGCACACCAATTCCAGGCGCCAAACGACGCCGTGGATCTCGCGCTGAGCACCGGCAACCTCAATTCAAAAACGCCGTGGGTGAAATCCAAGGTCGTTGCCGCCCTGGTGAAACCCTACAACACCTCCAGGGAGGCCGACGACGGCATTACCGCATCCCTCCGCGAAGCCTATCCGGACGCGGCTGTCTCCGAGCCCATCATCCGCACGGCGAAAGCGATCTATCACCAGAATTTCTTTCCCGAGATGAAGACGGATTGGCGAACCCATCCCGACAATATTGGCCACAAGAACTGGAACGGCTGTTTCCGCTGTCACGACGGCAAACACATGGCGGGGGACGGGAAGACTTCGATCAGCGCCAACGACTGCCGCTCGTGTCACCTGATCCTGGCCCAAGGCGCGGGCGAGCAGCTCGATCAAATCAACTTTAAAGGACACAACTTCTTTCACATCGATTCCGATTACTCCGATTTCTCCTGCGCCGAGTGTCACACCGGCGGCATCCAGAAATAATTTGCCAGCCCGCGGCGACGCCTGACGGAAGCCAGCCTGTTTCCGCTCGCTGATCGAAGCGATCGCGAACTCCGCAATTTCTGCGCATCAAATGACAATTACGGCGCAGTAAGCTCGCCCGGCTCAGGCTCCAATTTGCTTTATGAAAGCAATTGCGCCTTTGTTCGCAGCTGAGACAGCCGACTCGGCTTCGCTCGTTACCAAATCGGCAGAAGGTTTCGTGCGTGCCGGTAACGTTGATTCCGCGTCCCACAATTCAAAATCGTGCAGCTGCGATGTGTGGGGTCATCCTCATCCCGCTGAACAAAAATCCGGATCCGGCAAATGCAGTGGTAACTGCCAGACCTGCGCTGCCCGTTAAGCCCGGACCGTCAGGCTGCCCGGGGTTTTCGCTGGCCGCTGTGCAGTCGGGCGCGGAATTCCGTGGGGGATTGACCGAAGACGCGTTTGAACATCCGGTTGAACTGGGTCAGCGACTGGAACCCGACGTCGTAGGCGACTTCGCTGATCCGGCGGCTTGGGTTGGCCAGTTGATTCTTCGCGTCCTCCAGGCGGACCCGGGCAACGTAATCCGTGAACTTTAGTCCGGTCGTTTTCTTGAAGACTTTGCAGAAGTGAAAGACGCTCGCGCCGGAGGCCTGGGCGACCGCGGCAAGGGAGAGCGGTTCCATTTTGTGGCGCTCGATGTATTCGCGCGCTTTTTGCACGAGCGGCGGCTCGGCGTTCTGCTGCTCCAGGACGATCTGATTGATCAAGGCTGAGAGTTGTTCGGCGAAGAAGGTCAGCAACCGCACGATCGCGCTGTATTTGTCCTTCGGGATGATCGGCGTCATTTTCCAGGCTTTGCGAATGGTGCCGGCAAAGGGAACTCCACACTCCTTGAGCCTGGAGGCGGCGCGCTCCTTGTCGCTTTTGATCGCCGAACGTCGGAGAACCTGGCCGATCCGGAGAAAGCCGATTGTCTTTTCGCCCAACCGGACCGGCACCGCTGTCTCAGTGAGGCCGAACGGGCAGGTTTCGGTGCAGGGCCTGGCCCCGGCGTGCTGGACGATCTCGGCGTGCGATTGCAGACACACGGCGAGTGTGGCCGGCTTTTCCGCGAGCAACGCGCAGAAGCGGTTCTCGTTCGTTTTTTGATGATGTTCGAGCTGCCAGTATTCGAGGGGCCGCAACGCGAGGGGCAGCCCGGTCGCCTTGGTAAAAACGTTTTCGTAATCCCGAAACAAACGAGACCTCAGCAATGTCTCGACCAGTTGCTTGCTCGCCATCGTGCCGTCCGCGGCCTTCGTTTCCGGCATGCCGCCGATGTTCTCGCTGTCGGGATAAAGTGTCAACGTGCTTCGACCAACGGCCGCTCCGGAGACAGCATTCTCGTTCGGGCCATCTCCAATCGTTTCACCATCATCGCGGTCATCCGCTTGAAGAGCTCATAGCCGAGAGAATGATTCCGTTCGCAGTAATCACGAAGGATGGTGCCGTAAAAGAAAATCGCGACCGTCGGCTCGATCGCACGCGCTGTGAAATGCCACGCGTAGGGCGGAAACATCCACGACCAGCCGAGCAACTCGCCCGCATGGACGGTCTCGATCTCGACCGTTCCAGCCGGCGCACCCGTCGATTCCAGGGCAACCCGGCCGCTTTCGATAAGGTAAAACCGATTGGCATTTTCGCCTTCCTGGAAAATGATTTGCCCCGGCTCGAACCGGACCACCATGGCGCAGTCGGCCAGGAGCGCCAGGTCCTTCCGATTCATGCCGGCGAGAAAAGGGTGCAACGCCACCCGGGGAGCGATTGGTTCGGTGTCAGTGTGTCTTTTCATGGAGTGATCAGGAGAGCTCGTGTTCTTTTTCGCGCACCACCAGCACCGGGCAGGGCGCGGCGCGAACGACGCGTTCGGCGGTGCTGCCGATGCAAAAATGCTTCCAGCCGGTGTAACCGTGGGTCGCGATCACGATGAGGTCGACGTCCGCTTCCTTGGCTGCTTCCACGATTTCGTGGGCCGGAACGCCGGTCCGGATTGTCCAGTCTGGTCGCCCGGAATTTTTTGTGCGTTCAGCAGCAGTCAGCGCGCGCAGGTTCTTTTCGGCCTGGGTAAAATTGATTTCTGGAAAGGGGATCACGCCAGGCATGGCGGCGAAACGGACAGACGGCAGGGGCTCGACGACGTGAAGCAGGGTGAGCTTGGCCCCGAACTCTTCCGCGCAGCGCATCGCATATCTGAAACCGTTTTCGGAGGCGGGGGAAAAATCGAGCGGCGCCAGGATTTTCTTGAATCGCAGAGTCGGGGTCGTGATTTCTTTTCGAACTTCGTGTCCCGATAAAGTCGTCGTTGTCATGCGACCATCTTGCCGCCGGGACGGGCGCTTTGCTGCGCCGGGCTTGGGAAAACTTGGGCGTTTCTTGTTCCCGACGTCACTTGTTCGTGGTTCGCAATTTTTGCCCAACCAAAGCCAACCCGCGGTGAGCCTCCCGGCCGCCCGGAAGAGAGACTCTTCCTGGGAAAGGAGATCAAAATATGGATTACCTGGTTGTGCTTATTACGATGTTGATGATTGCCGGTTACGCCTGCCTTGTTGGGCGCGCCTTGAGCGAAACGAAATAGCAATGTTTCGCGTCACTCTCGACCAGGCCGAGAACACGCTGACGATTTCTTATCGCGGGCATGTCTCGAGGGTAATGGGTTGCCTGTCCCCCCGAAAGAGCGTGGCGCTGTCAGCTTCGACCGGGCTCAGGGCTTGGCGAGCGACAGGACGCGGGTGATGGCGCTCACTACCTGTGGGATCTCGACGGGTTTGACGAACGATTCGGCGAACCCGGCGTTGCGATAGCGTTCCTGGTCGCGGCTGGTTCCGAACCCGGAAACAGCGATGCCTACCACGCCGAGCGGCGCCAGGCGTTGCATCAGTTCGCAGCCATCCCCGTCGGGCAACGCGATGTCGGAGATGAGGAAATCACCGCGCCGCGCCGCCGCCGCGGCTTCGGAGACGGAGCTGGCTTCCTGGACCTCGAATCCTTGCCGGCGCAAGGACCGGGCAAAAATTCGCAGGGTGTCGAGATGATCTTCCACTAACAGGAGCCGCGGACGAGCGAGGTCCGCCGCCGGCAGCTCGAGATCGGCGGATGGTGGCGGGGTGCCTGGAATCTCCAGACGCTCGATGAGGGCGCTCACGAGCCGGGCTTCCTTTTGGACATTGGTCCGAAGCACCTGGAGACAGTCCTTGATCTCAGTATCGGCCGAGGAGGCGAGCCGGTGTTCGAGCTCGGTCAACGAAGCGAGAAGCGGCGCCAGCGGCGTGCGCAACTCGTGGCTCACAGCGGCCAGGAGTTTATCCTTCTCTTCAGCGCGCGCTTCGGCCCGGATGACGTCCTTCTGGAGGTGGAGCCACTCGGCTTTAGTGGGAATGGTGAGGATGCGCGGGACGAGCGCCTGGAGGATGAGCAGGGTGGCGACGGCGAGCAACGCGCTCCCGAGATGAGTGAGCACGAGTGTCCAGATGGCGATGGGCCCGTGGAACCAGATGTTGAGCAGTCCGAGGAACGCGGACGCGCCGGAAAGAAAGAGAAACCCCGCGAGGCAAAGAACAACCCAGCCAAAGGGAACGTCGGAGCGTTCCCGGACGATGCGGAAAAGAAGAAATGGCATGGCACAGAAAGCGGCGGCCACGGAAAGGCTGGAGGCGAGGCTGAGCCAGGTGAGGAACTGCGGCGGGGTGTAGGCGCGCGATTTGTGGAGGAGCACCGCGAAGATCTCGGCGCCGTAAACGGTGAAGAAATAGACGGCGATGGAAAAGAGGACGAGAAAGATCGCGTAGCGCCGGACGACTCTTTTCAGTTCGGGTTCCATGAGGAAGCGGCCCGGGGCGGAGTGTAGCACTGCTGCCGCTCTCGGCAAGCGGCAGCAGAAATCCCAAATCCCAGGGAAAGCGAAAATCTCAAGACGGGAGGAAACTCGAATATCGAAATTCGAATTCGAAACAACGGTGTGAAACAGAGAAGGACGAAATCTCGAAACGGCGACGCTGCGAAATTGATCTATTGGAACTTGGAATTTATTTGGAGCTTGGGTTTTGGACCTTGGAAATTCCGCCATCAGGCGGCGGAGTATTGCTCGTCGGTAACCTGCTCCATCCACTCGACAAGTTTCTCGTCGAGCGACTCCTGAATCGCGATATGCGTCATCGCGGTGTCGGGGGATGCGCCGTGCCAGTGTTTTTCATTGGGCGCAAACCAAACCACGTCGCCGGGCCGGATTTCCTCAATCGGTCCGCCTTCGCACTGGGCTCGGCCGAAGCCGCTGGTCACGATCAACGTTTGGCCCAGGGGGTGGGTATGCCACGCCGTTCGGGCCCCCGGCTCGAACGTCACCCTCGCGCCGGCGACGCGAGCCGGTGCCGGCGCCGAAAACAACGGATCAATTCGAACTTTCCCGGTAAACCAGTCGTCCGGTCCCTGTCGGGAGGATTGCGAACCAACTCTTTTGATCTCCATATGGGATTCCTTTCGTTTCGTCACTGCCTTCGCCCGGAGGGCGAACGCAGCTGCGCTTCCGACTCTTGAGAAATGTGCGGGGAGAAAGCATCGCTGAATGCAGATGGCTGCATACTCGGTTCCTTTTGGTTCTAGGGCAATTCGCAGGTAACCGTTACGCTTCCGGGACCAATCTCATTTGAGTTTTCTTTTTGCCCGCCGTGCTCAGAACGCTGGTCTTCAGGGGCCTGATCGACTGCGGTTTCATTGATCACACCGTCGCTCGCGTGACCGAATCGGCTCTTGCGTTATTGCGCCGACTGTTGCGTTCTTGCGGGAAACTAGCGAAGCGTGGTTTACGACGCTTCGAGCGCCTTCCGCCGGCGACGCGACAATCGCGACGTCTCGAGAACGCTTGCCATTTCGCGTAGCTTCGCCGCGCGCGGTTCGTCCAATTCGTTGATCTCCTTGATCGGCAGAATGTCGTGAAAAAACGACCCTTCAAGGACACCGACAGGTAAAATTTTGTACGCGAAGCGGTCGGTTAGCTGACGTGCTTGGAAAAAGCTAAGCTCCCCCTGTTCTTCCACTTCGCCCGCTTCTCGCGGAGCTGATGCAACCATCAGGTGACAGCAAATGACGGCTCTCGCTTTATCGGACTGCGACATTCTGGGTCCAAAGATCAGTCCGCGGATTTGCCGTGGCGAAACTCGAAGCACTCGGATGTCCGGGGGAACGACGCCCCAATTCGGGAAAAAAGCTCGAACCTCGTCCTCGTACGACCAATCCGTGAACTTCACTAGACCGATGATGCTATCCTTTTTTTTCGGAGCATCGCCGTACAGCTGCTCCGGGACGTCGTAATGACTTTCCTCTTCAGAGTATGAGAACTGATGTATCAGTCGGTGAAAGGCGTTCACCTTCGGCGGCATGTGCCGATAGACGACCCGATGGAGTTTGAGGTGTTCGTCTCGATAGAACCCGAGTTCCGTTGCCCCGATCACGTTCGCCGACGGCCGACTGCCCGACAGGACCGTAATCGGAGAGTTCACGTGAATAGTGCAGTCCGTACTCTCATAGACAACGACGAAGCCAGATTCGGCCGATGCATAGTGGCCCCACATCGTGGGGTTAGTCGCGTCCGTAGAGAATGACGCGACGTACTGCTGTTCTTCCAGTGATCGAGGTAGCTGCTTGGTGATCACATCCGCAGCCAGCTCTGTGAACAATGTCCAGTTAATTTCCAGAGCCGTATCGCGCGAAACCTCAGCTAGTGCGGCGAGAAACGCTTTCCTGAATACGTCGATGCTTAGATCTCGGTTACGGGCGAACTTCTTTAGCTGGTGCGCGATCGGTTCACTCAAGCGCAGCAGTTCGCCGATAGCTCGCGAGCGTTCTTCACGATAAAAGTCTGGACCAAAGCAAACTCGCTCCAACACAAACTTCGACAATCGGCGCCAGAGCTCTTCGGTCCCGTTTAGGACGAAGTGGGGACGAAACTCGTTTGCGTCATTTAGCTCCGCATACGACGGAAAGTAAATTTCGCCCCTGCGGAGCATGCTAAACTCGAGGTGTCCGGCGGTGCGATACTTGAAGAAGTACATAGCGAAGCAACCTACGACCCCGACTATAATGCGCTCCGAAAGTCCGTTGGCCTAACACCGACCATCCGTCGAAAAACCTGCGCGAAATGGCTTGGGTTCTTGTAGCCGACGTCGAGGCCAATCTCGATCAGGCTGCGCCTGGTTGGAAAGCCCGGCCGTTGCTTCGCAGCCGTTACGGCGCGGATGAGTTGCTGGGCGCGGGTGATCCGCATCATGGCAAGGCGCGACGCAGCAGACGTTGCAAGGAACGATTGCCCTCGGTTACGCCCGCTTCGACTATTCACGTGCGGATTAACGACTTGGCGCACTGCTCCGCGGCTTTTTGCTTGGTCGTTGGGCGCGGGACTGGATCTTATGCGCGTGGATGATCGCTTTGATCAACCCCGGAAAACGGTGCTCGATCTCGGCGCAGCGTGAGGTGTTCTGCATCTCGACGCCGCGGCGCTCACCGCGGATCAGGCCGGCGTGGCGCAAGGCCGTGAAATGCTGCGAGAGGGTCGACTTCGGAATGTCCCGGTCGACTACAGTCAGGAAGTCGGAGCAACGCTGCGAGCATTGCGAGTTCGCGATCTGCGAAAAGATCGCGACGCGCACCGGATCGGAGAGGGCGTGGAGGATTGCTTCCACGGTCACGTCCTCGATCGAAGGATGAAAAAGAGGCCTCATGAATGCGGTAAGGATATCACAGTTTGACACTTGTTCCATTGTTCGTAAGTTCAGAACTATAGCGGAAGATCAAGCAGGCGGCGCAAGGTGCGGCGCCTCGGTTCGTCCGGCAGAAGAAAGAACCCAATCATCATGAGCAAACTCACCGGCAAGGTCGCCATCGTCACTGGAGCTTCCAAAGGTATCGGCGCAGCCATCGCCACCCATCTCGCCGCGGCCGGCGCGTCCGTCGTGGTCAATTATTCATCGAGCAAAGAAGGCGCGGGCCGCGTCGTGGATACCATCATCAAGCGCGGCGGCAAAGCCACCGCGGTGCAGGCGAACGTGGCGAAGAAACCCGACATCGACCGCCTCTTTGCCGAAACCAAGAGTGCCTTCGGCCGCGTCGATATTCTCGTCAACAACGCCGGCATCTTCGACTTCAAGCCCCTGACGGAAGTCACGGAGGAGCACTTCCATAAGCAGTTCGACGTAAACGTCCTCGGTCTTCTCCTGGCCTCGCAAAAGGCCGCCGAAGCTTTCGGCGATGAAGGCGGCAGCATCATTAATATCAGCTCCGTTGTCTCTGTGAGTCCGCAGCCCGGCGGTGCGGTTTACTCCGCGACCAAAGCCGCCGTCGATGCGATCACGAACTCGCTCGCGAAAGAACTCGGCGCCCGCAAGATCCGCGTGAACTCGCTCAATCCCGGAATGGTCGAAACCGAAGGTTTCCACTCCGCCGGCATCGCCGGCAGCGACTTCCAAAAAATCGTCGAAGGGCAGACGCCACTCGGCCGCATCGGGCAGCCCGACGACATCGGCCCCGTCGCTGTCTTCCTCGCCTCCGAAGACTCCCGTTGGATCACCGGCCAGGCCGTGCTCGTTTCCGGCGGACAGAAGTAAAATGAAACCTGCAAACATATGAGCAACCTTACCTCTCTCGATCTCACTCAACGCCCACCCCGCAGCCCGCGCGTCACGCTCGGCGGCTACGTTCTGCTGCCCCGCATCCTCGATAAATGTCGCGCGACTATTGCAGGTAAGTCAGGCGAATTCCGTTTCGGCGCCCAAAGCATGGACCGGCACTTCCTGAACTTCACCGGCATCGAGGAAGCTGCCCTGAAGGCCGAAGTCGCCACCGGCAAGAGCGACAGCGAAATGCTCGCGTGGGTGCAAGCCAACGCGAAGACGCCACGCGAGCCGTGGGAAGTTGCGCAATGGAGCAACTACCAGATCCAGCGCAGCTCCGACAGCGACGCCGAAACGCTGCAGTTCTTCGCCGAAGCCGTCGCCAAATTCTCGACCACCCGCGAAGACATCAAGACGTGGTTCGACCTGCTCGATCTCGACGATTACGTCACCTTCGGCGGCCAACCCTGACCGAAAAAAGCGCGCCGCCCGCGAGCCGCTGTTGTTCTTGACGGGCGCGGGTGATTCCTTCGCGGGTGACAAACTGAAGCGGGGACGTGCCGGTGGTCTGCTTGAAGACGCGCGAGAAGTTGAACGCCGGGCCAGCCTTGTTCTGCGATCATTTTCTCCAGCGACGCGGAGCGCGAGCGCGTTCAGAGTATCGCGATGCGTCCCACGACTGAAGCGCCGGCGAACAGCCCGCCGGCTTGCGTCGACGACGATGTCGAGCCGGCAGCGGTCCCGGCTGCACCGGTTTTCGGCGTTCTCTTCGCGCTGAGTTTCGCGCACCTCGTTAACGACACTCTCCAGTCGCTGATCCCCGCGATTTATCCAATCCTGAAAATGGAGCTGCGGCTCGACTACAGCCACATCGGCTTGATCACCCTCACGAATCAGCTCACCGCGTCGTTGCTCCAACCGTTCGTCGGCGCATTCACTGACAAACATCCGCAGCCTTTTTCCCTGGCGCTCGGAATGGCTTCGACGCTGACCGGTCTGGTCCTGCTTTCGATTGCACCGAATCTTGGGCTCCTCCTCATAGCCGTCGCGTTCGTCGGGATCGGTTCCTCCGTTTTTCATCCGGAAGCGTCGCGTGTCGCGCACCTGAGCTCAGGCGGACGCTTCGGCTTTGCCCAATCGGTTTTCCAGGTAGGCGGGAATGCCGGCAGCTCTCTTGGGCCACTCCTCGCCGCGGCGATCGTCGTTTATCGCAGCCAGATCGCCTGGTTTTCGCCACTCGCGCTCGCCGGCATTATTGTCCTCTCGCGGATCGGTGTCTGGTATCGCGACTATCTTGGCCGTCATCATGCCGCCAGGCGGCCCGCTTCCCTGCATCGCGAGACCGGCCTGACCCGCAAACGCGTGGCTTTGTCCCTCGGCATCCTGATCGTGCTTATTTTTTCGAAGTATTTTTATCTCGCGAGCATGAGCAGCTACTACACGTTTTTCCTGATCGAAAAATTCAACCTCTCGGTGCGGGACTCGCAGTTGCATCTCTTCATCTTCCTCGCCGCTATCGCTGCCGGCACCTTTCTCGGGGGCCCAGTCGGCGACCGCATCGGGCGCAAAGCCGTCATCTGGGTCTCCATCCTCGGCGTCGCGCCGTTCGCCCTCGCGCTTCCTTACGCGAATCTCTTCTGGTGCGCCGTCCTCAGCGCAGTCATCGGGGTCATCCTGGCCTCAGCCTTTTCGGCCATCCTCGTCTATGCGCAGGAGCTCGTGCCAGGCAAAGTCGGCACCATGTCCGGCCTCTTTTTCGGTCTCGCCTTCGGCTTGGGCGGCATCGGTTCGGCGGTCCTTGGCGCGCTTGCGGATCACCATGGCGTTTCGTTCGTTTTCCAGGTCTGCTCATACCTGCCGCTCATCGGCCTCCTCACCGCGTTCCTGCCGGACTTGGGCAGGCGTTTCCGCGCCTGAATCAGTTCTCGCGCGCGGCTGGCGCGCTGGTATCGTGCGCGACTGCGGGCTCGCCCTGGCTGCAAAAACACACCAAATCTATGCAAAGGATCCTCTTCGTCGCGATAGCGACCGCGCTCTTCTCCGTTTCTTCTCAGGCTAAACCACCCGCGCCTTCCCCCAAGCCTGACAAGACAACGAAGCCCGCCACGGCCGAGAACTACCTCGACCAGTTCATCGACCGCTCGGTCTCGCCGCGGAATGACTTTTTTCATTTCGCCGTCGGCAAATGGCTCAAAGCGCATCCGATTCCGCTGTCCGAGAAATCCTGGGGAATTTCTCACGTCGTCCAGGAGGAAACCTACAATCGGATCGTCGCCCTGAATAAAGAGGCGGCGGCCGACAAAGCCGCGGCGGCCGGTTCGAACCAGCAGAAGATCGGCGATTTTTGGACGGCCGGGATGGACGAAGCCGGAAACGCGAAGCAGGGATTTACGCCGCTCGCGCCGGAATTCGAACGGATCGCCGCAATCAAGGACCAGCATGGCCTCCTCGAAACGATCGCGCGCCTCCAGTACATCGGAGTCAACGCGATGTTCGCCCCGGCGATCGGCCAGGATGAAAAGAACAGCGACAAATATGTCCTTCACCTTTTCCAAGGCGGCCTCGGGCTCCCGAATCGCGACTACTACTTCGATACGGACAGCCGCGCCACCATGCTGCGGACGGAATATGTGAAACACGTCGCCCGCATGTTCGCCCTCCTCGGTGACGATGCTAAACAGGCCGCAGCTAACGCCGACACCGTTATGCGTCTCGAGACCGAGCTTGCCCGCGCCTCCCGCAAGCTCGAAGACCTGCGCGACCCGCAGAAGAACTACATTGCCATGTCGCTCGACGAGGTCACGGCGATCACGCCTTCGATTCGCTGGCGGGAATTCCTGGGAGCCGCGCGGATCACCGGCATCGACGGCGTCATCGTGGGACAACCTGAGTTTTTCAAGCAGGTCGAATCGTCCCTCGGCAGCCAGTCGCTCGAGAACTGGAAAACTTACCTGCGCTGGGCGCTCGCCCACACCTTCGCCGATAAGGCCGGTGGCAAGTTCGACGCCGAGAACTTCCATTTCTTCGGCACGATCCTGAACGGCACGCCGAAACAGCGGGAGCGCTTCAAACGTGTGCTCGACGCCGAGGAAGAGCATCTCGGTTACGCCCTCGGCCAGCTCTATGTGCAGAAGTATTTCACTCCGCAGGCCAAGGAACGTTACACGAAACTTACGAACGAAGTCTTCACCGTCATGGGCGACCACATCCGCGCCCTCGATTGGATGACGCCGCCGACCAAGGAACGCGCCCTCGGCAAGCTCGCCACCGTCGTGAAAAAGGTCGGTTACCCCGACAAGTGGCGTGATTACTCCACCTACCACGTCGATCGCACGTCGTACCTGATGAATTGCGTCCGGGGCAACATCTGGCAGACCGAGTACGAGATCGCCAAGCTCCACAAACCGGTCGATCGCACCGAATGGGAGATGACCCCGCAGACCTATAACGCCTACTACAACCCCTCCAACAACGAGATCATCCTGCCCGCCGCCGCCTTCATCCTGCCGGGCATCGATGATTCACAAATCGACGACGCCATCGTTTACGGTTACGCCGCCGGCAGCACCATCGGGCACGAGCTCACCCACGGATTCGACGACGAAGGCCGCCAGTTCGACGAGCGCGGCAATCTCAAGGAATGGTGGACGAAAGAAGACGCCGACGAGTTCAAGAAGCGCGCCGAGGGGATCGTGAAACAGTTCAACGACTACATCGCCACCGGCACGATCCACGTCAACGGCAGCGCCACCCAG encodes the following:
- a CDS encoding NapC/NirT family cytochrome c, whose product is MADAEEPRRSFTRHFHNWTSYCGLLLAASATFAFLFLFAVDLFAVRSSPYVGILAYVVAPFFFILGSIVALFGALLARRQERLARQGPLKIHIDFARPRDRRMLLLFSGGAVVFLFLTALGSYETYHYTESVEFCGKACHVPMQPEWVASQHGIHANVECVDCHVGPGAAAFFKTKLNGVKQLYHWTLGDFPRPIFVSEANPRPPQMICEQCHWPQRYVGNIVRSYPHYLSDEQNTPFTVRMLLNVGGNDPASGPAEGIHWHMNIANKIEYIATDKTLETIPWVRLTNKQGVVTEYRTAEFTDDPAKHKVQRMDCLDCHTRPAHQFQAPNDAVDLALSTGNLNSKTPWVKSKVVAALVKPYNTSREADDGITASLREAYPDAAVSEPIIRTAKAIYHQNFFPEMKTDWRTHPDNIGHKNWNGCFRCHDGKHMAGDGKTSISANDCRSCHLILAQGAGEQLDQINFKGHNFFHIDSDYSDFSCAECHTGGIQK
- a CDS encoding helix-turn-helix domain-containing protein — protein: MTLYPDSENIGGMPETKAADGTMASKQLVETLLRSRLFRDYENVFTKATGLPLALRPLEYWQLEHHQKTNENRFCALLAEKPATLAVCLQSHAEIVQHAGARPCTETCPFGLTETAVPVRLGEKTIGFLRIGQVLRRSAIKSDKERAASRLKECGVPFAGTIRKAWKMTPIIPKDKYSAIVRLLTFFAEQLSALINQIVLEQQNAEPPLVQKAREYIERHKMEPLSLAAVAQASGASVFHFCKVFKKTTGLKFTDYVARVRLEDAKNQLANPSRRISEVAYDVGFQSLTQFNRMFKRVFGQSPTEFRARLHSGQRKPRAA
- a CDS encoding cyclic nucleotide-binding domain-containing protein; the encoded protein is MKRHTDTEPIAPRVALHPFLAGMNRKDLALLADCAMVVRFEPGQIIFQEGENANRFYLIESGRVALESTGAPAGTVEIETVHAGELLGWSWMFPPYAWHFTARAIEPTVAIFFYGTILRDYCERNHSLGYELFKRMTAMMVKRLEMARTRMLSPERPLVEAR
- a CDS encoding universal stress protein, whose amino-acid sequence is MTTTTLSGHEVRKEITTPTLRFKKILAPLDFSPASENGFRYAMRCAEEFGAKLTLLHVVEPLPSVRFAAMPGVIPFPEINFTQAEKNLRALTAAERTKNSGRPDWTIRTGVPAHEIVEAAKEADVDLIVIATHGYTGWKHFCIGSTAERVVRAAPCPVLVVREKEHELS
- a CDS encoding response regulator, coding for MEPELKRVVRRYAIFLVLFSIAVYFFTVYGAEIFAVLLHKSRAYTPPQFLTWLSLASSLSVAAAFCAMPFLLFRIVRERSDVPFGWVVLCLAGFLFLSGASAFLGLLNIWFHGPIAIWTLVLTHLGSALLAVATLLILQALVPRILTIPTKAEWLHLQKDVIRAEARAEEKDKLLAAVSHELRTPLAPLLASLTELEHRLASSADTEIKDCLQVLRTNVQKEARLVSALIERLEIPGTPPPSADLELPAADLARPRLLLVEDHLDTLRIFARSLRRQGFEVQEASSVSEAAAAARRGDFLISDIALPDGDGCELMQRLAPLGVVGIAVSGFGTSRDQERYRNAGFAESFVKPVEIPQVVSAITRVLSLAKP
- a CDS encoding cupin domain-containing protein — its product is MEIKRVGSQSSRQGPDDWFTGKVRIDPLFSAPAPARVAGARVTFEPGARTAWHTHPLGQTLIVTSGFGRAQCEGGPIEEIRPGDVVWFAPNEKHWHGASPDTAMTHIAIQESLDEKLVEWMEQVTDEQYSAA
- a CDS encoding DUF2971 domain-containing protein — protein: MSKFVLERVCFGPDFYREERSRAIGELLRLSEPIAHQLKKFARNRDLSIDVFRKAFLAALAEVSRDTALEINWTLFTELAADVITKQLPRSLEEQQYVASFSTDATNPTMWGHYASAESGFVVVYESTDCTIHVNSPITVLSGSRPSANVIGATELGFYRDEHLKLHRVVYRHMPPKVNAFHRLIHQFSYSEEESHYDVPEQLYGDAPKKKDSIIGLVKFTDWSYEDEVRAFFPNWGVVPPDIRVLRVSPRQIRGLIFGPRMSQSDKARAVICCHLMVASAPREAGEVEEQGELSFFQARQLTDRFAYKILPVGVLEGSFFHDILPIKEINELDEPRAAKLREMASVLETSRLSRRRRKALEAS
- a CDS encoding helix-turn-helix domain-containing protein yields the protein MRQVVNPHVNSRSGRNRGQSFLATSAASRLAMMRITRAQQLIRAVTAAKQRPGFPTRRSLIEIGLDVGYKNPSHFAQVFRRMVGVRPTDFRSAL
- a CDS encoding helix-turn-helix domain-containing protein translates to MRPLFHPSIEDVTVEAILHALSDPVRVAIFSQIANSQCSQRCSDFLTVVDRDIPKSTLSQHFTALRHAGLIRGERRGVEMQNTSRCAEIEHRFPGLIKAIIHAHKIQSRAQRPSKKPRSSAPSR
- a CDS encoding glucose 1-dehydrogenase, with product MSKLTGKVAIVTGASKGIGAAIATHLAAAGASVVVNYSSSKEGAGRVVDTIIKRGGKATAVQANVAKKPDIDRLFAETKSAFGRVDILVNNAGIFDFKPLTEVTEEHFHKQFDVNVLGLLLASQKAAEAFGDEGGSIINISSVVSVSPQPGGAVYSATKAAVDAITNSLAKELGARKIRVNSLNPGMVETEGFHSAGIAGSDFQKIVEGQTPLGRIGQPDDIGPVAVFLASEDSRWITGQAVLVSGGQK